A genomic region of Dermacentor andersoni chromosome 9, qqDerAnde1_hic_scaffold, whole genome shotgun sequence contains the following coding sequences:
- the Fkbp12 gene encoding peptidyl-prolyl cis-trans isomerase Fkbp12 produces the protein MGVEVQTISPGDGQTFPKIGQTVVVHYTGTLADGAKFDSSRDRGKPFKFRIGKGEVIRGWDEGVAQMSVGQRAKLICSPDYAYGAMGHPGIIPPNAVLTFDVELLRLE, from the exons ATGGGCGTTGAagtgcagaccatctctcccggCGACG GTCAGACATTCCCAAAAATTGGTCAGACAGTTGTGGTCCACTACACAG GTACCTTGGCAGATGGTGCAAAGTTTGACTCATCACGGGATAGGGGCAAGCCATTCAAGTTTCGCATTGGCAAAGGGGAAGTCATTCGCGGCTGGGACGAGGGTGTTGCTCAG ATGAGTGTCGGCCAACGAGCCAAGCTGATCTGCTCTCCAGACTATGCCTATGGAGCCATGGGCCACCCTGGCAT AATCCCGCCCAACGCCGTGCTCACATTCGATGTGGAACTGCTGCGGCTCGAGTAA